The DNA segment cacatatgcacttattaaataagccattaTTGACtgcaagcaagtgcgagaacgggttggcctcacagggttacttgaattcttcgaccaggcaacaaaaatcaggcaagaaagagaagggtgggcagactacatatttttggattgccagaaagtttttgatacagtaccacacaagaggctagtgaaaaagctggagtgcaagggaaggtactcctttggataaaggagtacctaagcaacaggagacaacgagtcaatgtgaggggtgagatctcagattggtgagacgttacaagtggagtcccgctggggtcagtccttggtcctattctgtttctgatatatgtaaatgatctcccagaggaatataataacccttcTGGAGCCCACCCACTCCCTTCTGGAACCCATCTCCTCCTTACTGGAGCCCATCCACTCCCTCCTGGAGCAAATCCACTCACTCCTGTGGCCCATCCACTCCTTCCTGGAGCCCATCCACTCCCTTCTAGAGCACTCCACTCCCTTCTAGAGCCCATCCACTTCCTTCTGGAGCCCATCCACTCCCGCCTGGAGCCCATCCACTCCCACCTAGAGCACTCCACTCCCTCCTAGAGCCCATCCACTCCCCCCCCTCGAGACCATAAACTCCATCCTAAaccccctccacttcctcctagAGCCATCCACTCTCTCCTGGAGACCATCCACTCCCTCCTGGAGCAATCCACTCCCTCCTAGAGCCCATCCACTCTCTCCTAGAGCCTATCCACACCCTCCTGGAGCCCATCCACTCCCTTCTGGAGCGCATCCACTCCCTCCTTGAGCCAATCCACTTCCTCCTGTAGCCCGTCCACTCCCTCCTGGAGCAATCCTCTCCATCCTGGAGCCAATCCTCTCCTACCTGAGCCCCTCCACTCCTTCCTGAAGCCCATCTACTCCCTCCTGGAGCTCATCCACTCCTTCCGGAGCCCATCCACTCCCTCCTAGAGCCCATCCACACTCCTCACTGAGACCATCCACTCCCTCTTGGAGCCCATTCCCTCCCTCCTGAAACAAATCCACTCACTCCTGGAGCCCATCCACTCCCTTCTGGAGCCTATCCACTCCCTCCTGGAGCCCATTCACTCCCTCCTGGAGCCCATCCACTCCCTCCTGGAGTCCATTCAATCCCTCTTGGGGCCAATCCTCTCCCACGGGAGCCCATCCACTCCCTCCTGGAGCCCATTCACTCCCTCCTAAAGCCCATCCACTCCCTCCTGGAGCCCATTCACTCCCTCCTGGAGCCCATCCACTCCCTCCTGGAGGTAATCCACTCCTTACTACAGGCCATTCACTCCCTCCTGGAGCCCATCCACTCCCTCTAGGAGCAATCCACTCCCTCTTAAAGCCCATCCACTCCCTCTTAAAGCTTATCCACTCTCTCCTAGAGTCCATCCACTCCCTCTTGGAGCCCATCCACTCCTTCCTGGAGCAATCCACTCCCTCCTGGAGCCCATCCACTCCCTCCTTGTGCAATCCACTCCCTTCTGGAGTCCCTCCACTCCCTCATGGAGCAATCCACTCCCTCCTGGAGCCCATCCACTCCCTCCTGGAGCAATCCACTCCCTCCTGGAGCCCATCCACTCCCTCCTGGAGCAATCCACTCCCTCCTGGAGCCCATCCACTCCCTCCTGGAGCCCATCCACTCCCTCCTGGAGCCCATCCACTCCCTCCTAGAGCCACACCTTCTTTATGACAGTAATGAAAGCTAAATTGAGGGCGACGATGCTCTAGTTACGACCAATAACTCCTTTTACACACAattgctctctctcgtatcttccctTCAATAATGTTTTTACGATTGTTTttcttttacccaaacccactcgtccttctctccctcccactccctctctctcattacctccttctctctccccccccccccctcactctttccctccctttctctttccctccctctctctttccatacctctctcttcccttcctctctctttcccctccctctctctcactctcttcctcactctctatctctcgtcttcctccttcgcctctcccttctCATCTCGTGTCCGACTGTTGATACTGCACGCTGCTTCTCTCCGTCTCTCCCTATTCACCAGACCTCTTCCTCATATCTTTCCCTGCAACTcgtcctcctaatagcacgtcACATTTTAACGAATACTTTACCAACGGCCAAAAactatcgtactagaaaatagttGCGGCTCGCGAAATGGACATAATGTCTTGTCTTCTTTTCGTGTATCCAGTGGTGGGTTAGGTTAGTGTGCTTTagaacgacagtttcttgacgtcgtGAACGCTCGCAAGAACGGGCTGGAATTTTCTCCTTTCCTCACTTACTTCTCCTTTTCTTACTTTTCTTTTTTTATATTGGCAAAATTAGAGCTTTACTCGCTACTGAGCACACTTCTGGGCACGTTGCTGGGCACACTTCTGGGCACGTTGCTGGGCACACTTCTGGGCACGTTGCTGGTCACACTTCTGGGCACGTTGCTGGTCACACTTCTGGGCACGTTGCTGGGCACACTTCTGGGCACGTTGCTGGGCACACTTCTGGGCACGTTGCTGGTCACACTTCTGGGCACGTTGCTGGGCACACTTCTAGGCACGTTGCTGGGCACACTTCTGGGCACGTTGCTGGGCACACTTCTGGGCACGTTGCTGGTCACACTTCTGGGCACGTTGCTGGGCACACTTCTGGGCACGTTGCTGGGCACACTTCTGGGCACGTTGCTGGGCACGTTGCTGGGAACACTGCTGGGCATCTTGCTGGGCACACTGCTAGGAATGTTAATTGGCAAACTGCTGACCACACTGCTGGGCACGCTGCTGGACAAACTGTTGGGTACATTTCTGGGCACGCTGCTGGGCACACTGCTGGACACGCTGTTAGACACGCTGCTGGGCCTCGCTGCTAGACACGCTGCTGGGCCTCGCTGCTAGACACGCTGCTGGGCCTCGCTGCTAGACACCCTGCTGGGCCTTGCTGCTAGACACGCTGCTGGGTCTCGCTGCTAGACACGCTGCTGGGTCTCGCTGCTAGACCGATACGGAACACACTGTTGGGCACAACATTGAGAAGGTAGCTAACAGGCACCAGGTACAGCAGGCCGAGATAACCGGCACTAGAGCAGTCATCGACCACCTCGCCATAATCACCACAACATTGTCTCAGTAAATTCTTGCAACCCTTCGCCGAGCTGCCTGTGTCACAGTAAGAGGGGTCTGTGAGGGGGAACCAAGGGGTCCGTGAGTGGTCCGAGGGTTCCGTGAGGGGACCGAGGGGTCCGTGAGGGGACCGAGAGGTCCGTGAGGGGACCGAGGGGTTCGTGAGGGGACCGAGGGGTCCGTGAGGGGACCGAGGAGTCCGTGGGGTCCAAGAGGGGACCGAGGGGTCCGAGAGGGGACCGAGAGGTCCGTGAGGGGACCGATGGGTTCGTGAGGGGATCGGGGAGTCCATGAGGGGACCGAGGAGTCCGTGAGGGGACCAAAATCACAGTACAATGAGTGCACAGGGTGAAATATAGTCACGATTGGGAGAGCCACAGCCAGGTCGGCTGGTAGATAACTATCCCTACGTAGGGGCACTTGTGCTCAAAATTTATGTTCCGCAACCCACCAGAAAACCTTTCGCTACCCACCCCAGCGTCCTTGGCGTGTCGCAACCCACCGCTTGGAAACCACTGGTCATACTGGTCGACTTCTATACTCTCGCAGAAAAGTCTCCCAGCTTATAATAAACCACTTTTATCAATATCTAACTTTTCCGTGTCCTCTGAGCTATTGTGGTCACACTATAATGCGGACAGATAAGGATGACAAAACTAACCCCacaattattatacatatttatcTTGATAGAATAAATAGCTAAATCTGCATGCTTTAAAAATACGAAGAGCGAAGGTTAACATGATTAAAGTTTATAAATTAATCTAAAAAATAAAATCTGAGTTATAAATACGGatctaatatattaattaacacaAAATAAAACAGGAAACAAAGGTTATAAATTGTACATGTTTAGATTGAATATTGGTTTGAAAATAAGTTTGTAGATTTATGAAACAAATTACTAGGAAACATAATAGTTGTGAAATCCCTGGATTgttttatgtgtagtgtacacaTATATACAGATGTGtgtaggagaatatatgtgtatatatatatatatatatatatatatatatatatatatatatatatataatgtatgagcTGCATCGTATTGGATAATGAGCTCTTTGCAAATGCTGTTGATCAATCCATAGCCTCGCATGGTTAACATCAGGAGACTACAGGACACTGCCCTGGAACACTTCGATCACAATGGATTTCACTCGGAATTACGACGTAACGTCATTTATATTACTTCCCAGTTTCCTCTGAAATAATCAACACTAAACCAGCTTAAgattcttctgtctcccagtaccCTTAGTCACTAACTTCCCCTTCACTCAGCTCAAGACATTGACTTCTCGCGTGCAAGTACCTCTCGTCTTACCACGCTTTCCCTTGCTGTTTCATCACTCATTTATGTACCATCCCTGTCCCAAAACTTTTTTCCTTTCAATAAGTTTTTTGTCTCACTTGAGTCTGCCCATTTATTCTACTGTCATCCTAACACCCCTTTTCAACCCACCCAGTCAACAACCCAGTCATTGTCATTCTCGtaacgtctctctctcttctcttctcttcttctaTCCCTTCTCTTCTTTACTGCTCTACTTATCCCGACCTCGTCTCTCTCCCATTTCCTCTCACATTGTTTTCATGtgtttatttaattaataattttcTTGGCTTTTCCATCTCCCTTCCTCCTTGCTTCAGCTCTCCCTATCTTGCTGGTGTCTTCTCCCCATCTCTATTCCTGCTCTGCTCTCGTTGTAAATGTGGTCACCGTTCACTGTCTTCACCGTCATGAATATGAAATTGACGCTCATGGTTCATTTTCTCCGGTTTTGCCCCGCACGGGGAATGTCACAGTTGCCACCTATGGAAATCAATTTTCCAGTCCAGGTCTCTTGTCAAGATGTTCTGCTGGATACTCCTGTGTACTGAAGGAAAGGACGGAGTGAAGGGAAGGGGAGTGAGATGAAGGGGTGATGGgataggaggaaaagggagggggTGATTGGAGGGGACGGAGGAGGCGATCGGAACGAAAAAGCAGGAAGATAAGAAGATAAATGATGGCAGAGGAGGGACGGGGCTAagagtgaagaggaacaggatgaTGGGAGGCGAGGGTTGGTAATGAGAGGGAAGAGACGAGGTGTTGAGGGAAGAGAAGGTAATCAGTAGGAAGaggggatgaagagggaggagaCAGCAGCAAGAACAGTATGTTGACAGGAAAGATCAGTCGGAAGAATAGAAAGGACGTGAAGAGGCGTAGAAGAGGATGATGGGGGTATGTGAGGGGGGGAGTAGGGGAAGATGGGGTGTGAGAGGGGGAAAGTAGGAGAAgatggaggtgggaaggaggagaagatGGGAGTGTGAGAGGAGGGGGTGTAGGAGAAGATGGGGGGTGTGAGAGTggggaggaggagatggtggtgAGGTTATCCTCTGATGGTTTCAGGGCCTAGCGTTCCCGAAAAGCGTTTCGGGGCCTAGCGTCCAAGCGGCCCGGTCTCGCCCAGGCCTCCTCACTGCCCAGGTCCTCCTCCCAGGCCAGGGTTTGAAAAGTGTGTGATGAGTGATATGAACTGAGAGGATGTGTGTGGGAGAAAGGATAGGAAGCAAAGGAAATAGGAAGTAGGAGAGAGAGGAGTGTTTACTTACCTGGCAGAGAAGGTGGTGGGAATAAGTAAGGGATGGGTTGGTAGTAGGTAGGGATAGGCAACGGAGGAAAGCAGAAATGGGACGGAGGGATAGAGCTTAATTAGATTCTTGGATTGAGTGGATACGAGGCAGGGATTGGGGTATTAGGAAGACCTTTGGTAAGGGACAGTGATAGGAGTAGGAGGGTGACCTTGGGTGAGGGACAGTGATAGGAGTAGGAGGGTGACCTTGGGTGAGGGACAGTGATAGGAGTAGGAGGGTGACCTTGGGTGAGGGACAGTGATAGGAGTAGGAGGGTGACCTTGGGTGAGGGACAGTCAAAGGGGGGGTCGGGCGACctagggtgagggaggaggaggagaagatggGGGCGTGAGATTTGGGAGGaggacagtgagggacagtgaaaGGGGTGGAAGGATGAAAGTACTGTCTGTTAAACTGGAGGCAAGAATAGGGGGTTGGTAGGAAACATAAATGGGGAAATAGAAGAtatgagtgagggagggacggaTATGGGTATGGGAGTGGATAGAAGGCAGGGTGGGGGATAGGTGAAAGGCTATTGTGGGTGGAATATAGGTAGGGTATTGGAGTGGATGGGAGGCAGGACTCGAAATGGATGGCAGGCAATGATGGTTAGGTGATTACGAGGAAGTGAGATATAACTCTCAATGCCCCTCCAACAGCTTTGTTGTAACTGTTGTGTTATAATTAAATTATTCATATGTTCAGTTTCTTTGTCCATTATACAagcaaaattactgaaatggacccCCTCCCTGTCAGCCCGTtgccgtcgtgagggggcttggtgtgcGGCTGCCAGAGTATGATGCTCTATGGGACAGCTTGTCCACTATCTTTTGGAAGTCATATGCTATTGTTGTTGAATTTACaattgtttaatttttcctccccaCCTATTTTCCTCTCTGAGTGTCCGTTCCTGCCGAATTTTTGCCATTCATGAATATTCTTTCAGATGTCTTCCTCGGTTTTGATGCCAGATGTTTAGGGAGGCACACTCACCCATAGAACTGTGGTGCCAGACGTTGGAGCCAGGGGACGCTGATATTGCCAAACTTTGTCTTCGTTACTGAGCCCGAGCccgacagactgacggttcttaagttgATGATTGCAGGTTGTATATCtatgatgcacccctgggggtaccctgtcttgttgggtgtcctatacCCCTGTGTCAGGGGTTGGGCTCCAAGCCCCTAGTGGTGACCACCTTATCCCCTGGAGTGGCTCTgtctctcattgtaacaactgcgcCTTGAGCCACCTCTCTTGCTGGGGGTGCTCGGTGCCTTCATCTCCACACTCGCAGCACTCGCACGAGCATGATTCTTTTCTGGTCTAATACATTCCAGGATTTGTTTGATcctgttaccttaccttgaggtgcttccggggcttagtgtccccgcggcccggtcgtcgaccaggcctcctggttgccggactgatcaaccaggctgttggacgcggctgctcgcagcctgacgtatgagtcacagcctggttgatcaggtatcctttggaggtgcttatccagttacaTGGACTAAATATTTTTATCTCAGTCATGTTGATCCTACTCGTtatgatgatttattcatccataaacacctcgttaatttggtggatacctttgttAATTATAACCCCACCTTAACTGGCACACGTGACGTTGCAGCCCCTTCTCAGGAAGAATCTGACCTCTTGACTTCGTTGTCCTGCATTAGGGAGACCCGCTGTTCAGATTTCCAAAAATGCCCGGTTAAATGCCAGCATTGGGTGAGTTATTCTCCCATACCATATTGACTAGTGGTAGGAGTCTCCTGGGAGGGACCTGGgagactgccacgaagatattaaACATATTGTCGAgacccaaggccattctatccacCAGATAGATATGTTCACTCGATCCTCTCGTGGTCGTCGTCGTCATCCTCTTCGCATTGTGAAGGTCACTTTTGATAATAGGTCCCTTCTATTTTctgtcattcttgttggttccagtTGCTTCCTTCAGGAGTACATCCCTTCTCGCCTCTGGAACAGGTGCTGGTGACTTGGTCATGGAACCTACAGGGGCACAGGTGAGGTGTCTTTATGCTCCTTGTGTGGAGATTCGTGTTATTCTAAGACAAAGTGCTTTACTTCAcaagctcactgcatcaattgAGGTGACACCCACCCGGCCCTCTCCCGTGCAAGTGTACACTACAAATTTAAGGAAgccatcttcaatttgaaacatcaTGATcaattatcttttcctgaggcaagaCGCCACGTTTGAAGTCTTTCATTTTTCTCTGGCATGCCTTATGCTCGTATGTTGCGTTCCACTTCTCCTCGCCCTCTCCCGTTTTCTTAGTttcgcaaccgtttccaggccttggacccggacaccaccaccacctcacctgctcCTTTGCGTTCTGGGCCAGAGGGTCTTCCTCCTGGTTCTCCGTCTGTTTTTTCCTTCTTTCCATCCCAGTTTTCCTTGTCTCCTGTGCCCTCTTTCCcttcttatcccaatccttcttcTTGGCCCTACCCTCTGTCTTTtggccctccacaccacctgtccaTCCAGGCCGTTGTCCATCCTCCTCCCAGCTATTTTCATTTTGACCGGTCCCGTtctccttctcctgttgagactgtAGAGATTGTCGCCCAGTAGATGGTATGCCAATCTCTCTCCGTAAGAAACGTTAACTTGGCtcgtctccttcttcctccttggtgGGTATGATGACATCAATAGATTCCTCACCTTACGACTTCGACACTATCTCTGTATCCCCTTCCATTTCATTAGTAGAATTGTCTGTCTCTGGTGTAGAGGTTCCATTTATCCTTGATTCTCTCTTGGATGCTGCCCTTGATCCAGCGCACTCTATTTTCTGTTCTTCCTCCTCCCAATTCCCTTGACTGCCACTCTCCAAtgcctcctcccactcccttgaCTCATCTTTACTAGCATTGCCTATATTGTCACcccaatttcactgatcctgatcctTATCTTACTCAGTCTACTGTGTTCTTTGTCATTGTTTCTCCCTAGTTATCTCTGTTTCTGTTCTCTCTCCTTTGTctatgtttgttcttcaatggaatattcgtagtTTTTAtgtcaacttccatgaactcgaaCTTCTAATCATGCAGTTTTCACTACTTGCATATCCTGGTCACTTCCAGGGTTATTCCCTACTCTCTTCCCCtccagcttttgctggggcccataactctaaggCTCTCTTGATCCGTCATGATATTCCCTTCATCCCCCTGCTTTTTTAGTCACACAGTCAGTGTTCTGCAGCctgtatctttgtgagtaaatggtaaacAGTCTGTGTCATGGATCTTAGCTCACACTGACCCTGGGTGCCACTGAccaccctggaagcacctcagtcTTCCACAGGCTGGAGACCCTTCCTGCAACTCGACCTTGCATCCGTGGCAAGTGAGGTAAGCTCGACCCTTCCTCTCGGCCACCGACAAAGAAACCTGGGACCCTTGGCTGTGCTTGCCCGCCGTATACAATCTGCTCACTGGATGATATTCTCGCTCACctggtatatctacttggctgcgTTCCTTACACACAGcctacaaggtcgccagctgggttacctTATACTCATGACCTAGCAATACTAATTTAGTGGTCTTATCAATAATTTCTACCCATTATCATTATTTTCAGTGACAGGATGAGTGGTGTGCAACGATCAATCGCTCTACTAATTATTAAAGAGATGGAGGAGATAACATAAACACATGAGTAAAATCAAAGTAAATTTACTGAGTAAAGTCTACACAGGATCACATGTGATAAACCCTGCTACACTGGTGGATGGTGGCAACACTCCGGTAAGTCACCTCTGACATCTCCGTCAGCTGATCTGTTCAAACTCATCACGAAAACTGTCACCTTCATCTGGTTATCTGCATTCGCTGGCACATAAATATGTTTGGTTCACTTCATCAAACAATGTGTGGTGGGTATTGTTTTCCACAATAATCACTAATAGTTTGTACatgaaatatatacatatacctcGCTATCACTAAACCTATGATAATGCTGGCAATCACCTAACAACAAATCAGTAATAAAAATAATGATAATGATGAACCACTTAACCTGCATCAAGGGAAAAGGGGAAGGAAAGTTCTCCTACCTTAACTCTCTTTGCTACAATAGTCGTAGACGCCTTGTGATGGCAGCTGGGGTCCTCTGCTCACTGGTCAGGTCCTCCTTGAAAAGGTCTGGCTCTTGTAGATTCCCATGGCGACTCGTAGCTAACGCGTCATCTCTGTGCTCATGTAGCTCACTGCAGCTCCCTCTTCTGGCACTGCAGGCTGGCACTGCTCATATGATTAAGTGCttaagtgattaagtgcttaattgcacttaagtgattaagtgcttaattgcacactagt comes from the Procambarus clarkii isolate CNS0578487 chromosome 25, FALCON_Pclarkii_2.0, whole genome shotgun sequence genome and includes:
- the LOC138368474 gene encoding uncharacterized protein, with the translated sequence MPSSVPSNVPSNVPRSVPSNVPRSVPSNVPRSVTSNVPRSVPSNVPRSVPSNVPRSVPSNVPRSVTSNVPRSVPSNVPRSVPSNVPRSVTSNVPRSVTSNVPRSVPSNVPRSVPSNVPRSVLSSE